Proteins found in one Alteromonas macleodii genomic segment:
- a CDS encoding DeoR/GlpR family DNA-binding transcription regulator, producing the protein MKSSQSVERRRQQIVAWVKEHGQSQVEDLAVRFATSEVTIRKDLAALSQQGLLIRQFGGAVPVPSIALDTHSSQSITNEAYSSQTPSPIIKAIGQCAAGLVKPGNKIVIDCGSTTASVLPYLSDIDDLVVMTNTLSTANYLTQSAKEPTVLMVGGTWDAQSQSFQGAMAEQLVSAYSFDIAFIGAAGIDVNRGTTTFNELIGVTRAMAEAATKVAVLASSKKLTHKMPNLELSWKNISVLITDEGISDEDKLNIENQGVTVLIAAPSGE; encoded by the coding sequence TTGAAAAGTAGTCAATCAGTTGAACGGCGCCGCCAACAGATAGTGGCGTGGGTGAAAGAACACGGTCAGTCACAAGTTGAAGATTTGGCCGTGCGTTTTGCTACCTCTGAAGTCACCATAAGAAAAGATCTTGCTGCCCTTTCTCAGCAAGGTTTGCTTATTCGCCAGTTTGGTGGCGCAGTGCCTGTGCCATCAATAGCCTTAGATACTCACTCTTCTCAATCCATCACTAATGAAGCTTACTCAAGCCAGACGCCTAGCCCAATAATTAAAGCAATTGGTCAGTGTGCGGCAGGTTTAGTTAAACCGGGCAATAAGATAGTTATAGATTGCGGCTCAACTACTGCGTCAGTCTTGCCTTACCTATCGGATATTGATGACTTAGTGGTAATGACCAATACGCTATCCACTGCCAATTATCTTACCCAAAGTGCTAAAGAGCCTACGGTATTGATGGTGGGAGGGACATGGGATGCCCAGTCTCAGTCGTTCCAAGGTGCAATGGCTGAACAGTTAGTTAGCGCCTATAGTTTTGACATTGCGTTTATTGGTGCAGCGGGCATTGATGTAAACAGAGGCACTACCACCTTTAACGAACTTATTGGTGTGACCCGGGCCATGGCCGAGGCTGCAACAAAGGTGGCGGTATTAGCCAGCTCAAAAAAATTAACGCATAAAATGCCTAACCTAGAGCTGAGCTGGAAAAACATTTCTGTTTTGATTACTGATGAAGGCATTAGTGATGAAGACAAACTTAATATTGAAAATCAGGGCGTGACCGTGCTTATTGCAGCGCCGAGTGGAGAATAA
- a CDS encoding Gfo/Idh/MocA family oxidoreductase, which translates to MISTLLVGFGFSATTFHLPFLNYLPQFSVDVVISSKPDVVKALLPEAEVYSSLEEALKIHDVDLVVITTPNHLHGPQAKLALEHSCHVLVEKPFTLDSEEAEALVALANGQNKQLCVYQNRRFDGDFLTIKKLIDDGVIGEIKRLESRFDRFRPVPRDRWRENEGPGSGIFWDLGPHLIDQALQLFGNPKAVSANIMTLRENGQSNDTFDITLHYCDKVIKLGSSAFQASATMRYDLQGTKGSFRKFYLDPQENQLRAGLSFDDASWAITSDKEHGVLSVASESGELLEETIETRKGEYLTFFNRLAHAIEDGKFSPADASTVVPVIKVIELAIQASEQKQTLSFN; encoded by the coding sequence ATGATATCTACATTACTCGTAGGCTTTGGATTTTCAGCCACTACGTTCCATTTACCGTTTCTAAATTACCTTCCGCAGTTCTCGGTAGATGTGGTTATTTCATCAAAACCCGATGTGGTTAAGGCGCTCTTACCTGAAGCCGAAGTGTACAGCTCGTTAGAAGAAGCGTTAAAAATTCACGATGTAGACTTGGTGGTTATTACAACGCCGAACCATCTTCATGGTCCGCAAGCTAAATTGGCACTAGAGCACAGTTGCCATGTGTTGGTAGAAAAGCCATTTACACTGGATAGCGAAGAAGCAGAAGCGCTGGTAGCACTTGCAAACGGCCAGAACAAACAGCTTTGTGTATATCAAAACCGGCGCTTTGATGGCGATTTCCTTACAATTAAAAAGCTTATCGACGACGGTGTAATAGGTGAGATTAAACGCTTGGAAAGCCGTTTTGATCGTTTTCGCCCAGTACCTCGTGATAGATGGCGTGAAAACGAAGGCCCCGGCAGCGGTATCTTCTGGGATTTAGGGCCGCATTTAATAGACCAAGCATTGCAGCTTTTTGGCAACCCGAAAGCCGTGTCTGCAAATATAATGACGTTACGTGAAAACGGGCAATCAAATGACACCTTTGATATCACGCTTCACTATTGCGATAAGGTTATAAAATTGGGTAGCTCGGCTTTTCAAGCGAGCGCAACCATGCGCTACGACCTACAAGGCACAAAAGGTAGCTTTCGAAAGTTTTATCTGGACCCACAAGAAAACCAATTACGAGCGGGATTGTCTTTTGACGATGCAAGCTGGGCAATAACCAGTGATAAAGAACATGGCGTGCTATCGGTGGCAAGCGAGAGTGGCGAGTTGCTGGAAGAAACTATCGAAACACGTAAGGGTGAATACCTAACGTTTTTCAATCGTCTTGCTCACGCCATTGAAGACGGTAAGTTCTCGCCAGCTGATGCAAGCACAGTCGTACCTGTTATCAAGGTCATTGAATTAGCTATACAAGCAAGTGAGCAGAAGCAAACGCTGTCGTTTAATTAA
- the glmU gene encoding bifunctional UDP-N-acetylglucosamine diphosphorylase/glucosamine-1-phosphate N-acetyltransferase GlmU: protein MAFSVVVLAAGKGTRMKSSLPKVLHKVGGVPMVQRIINTVKSLGADNIHLVYGHGGDQLKETIAEDNLNWCLQAEQLGTGHAVQQAAPHIKDDEDVLVLVGDAPLIREETLSALKAAKESCDLALLTVNLDDPTGMGRIIRENDNITAIVEHKDATEAQREIKEINTGMMMMSGKDLKRWLGELSNDNAQGEYYLTDVIAMAADEGKRIQSAQPQSAVEVEGVNNRLQLANLERALQHRQADELMTNGVTLLDPARFDLRGQLETGNDVIIDVNVIIEGKVTIGSNVTIGANCILRNCTIADNAVIEANSIVEEASVGEACTVGPYARLRPGAVMQKNAKVGNFVEMKKATLGEGAKANHLTYLGDAEVGAKANIGAGTITCNYDGVNKSKTVIGENAFIGSNSSLVAPVNIGNGATVGAGSVITSTVDDNALAVARGKQRNIQNWPRPTKK, encoded by the coding sequence ATGGCTTTCTCAGTGGTTGTCTTAGCAGCGGGTAAAGGTACCCGTATGAAGTCGTCGTTGCCAAAGGTATTACATAAAGTGGGTGGCGTACCTATGGTGCAGCGAATTATCAACACCGTAAAATCACTGGGTGCGGATAATATTCATTTGGTCTACGGTCATGGCGGTGACCAGCTAAAGGAAACGATAGCTGAAGATAATTTAAATTGGTGCTTACAGGCCGAACAGTTAGGAACAGGCCACGCTGTTCAACAAGCAGCTCCTCATATTAAAGACGATGAAGATGTACTTGTTCTTGTTGGCGACGCACCACTTATTCGCGAAGAAACATTGAGCGCATTAAAAGCAGCGAAGGAAAGCTGTGACTTAGCCTTGTTGACCGTGAATTTAGACGACCCAACAGGTATGGGCCGCATTATTCGCGAAAATGACAATATTACTGCGATAGTTGAGCACAAAGACGCTACAGAAGCACAGCGTGAAATTAAAGAAATCAATACCGGCATGATGATGATGTCTGGCAAAGATCTCAAACGTTGGCTGGGCGAGTTAAGCAACGACAATGCACAGGGCGAATATTACCTTACTGATGTTATTGCAATGGCTGCCGATGAAGGCAAGCGCATTCAGTCTGCTCAGCCGCAGTCGGCTGTAGAAGTGGAAGGCGTAAATAACCGTTTGCAGCTAGCTAACTTAGAGCGAGCGCTTCAACACCGACAAGCCGACGAGCTAATGACGAACGGGGTTACCTTGTTGGATCCTGCTCGTTTCGATTTACGCGGCCAGCTAGAAACTGGTAATGACGTGATTATCGACGTTAATGTGATTATTGAAGGTAAGGTTACGATAGGCAGTAACGTTACTATTGGCGCTAACTGTATCCTGCGAAACTGTACCATTGCCGATAACGCCGTGATTGAAGCAAATTCTATTGTTGAAGAAGCCAGTGTTGGTGAAGCTTGTACAGTTGGCCCTTACGCAAGATTGCGCCCTGGTGCAGTAATGCAGAAAAATGCCAAAGTGGGTAATTTTGTAGAAATGAAGAAAGCCACGTTGGGTGAAGGTGCCAAAGCGAACCATCTAACCTATTTAGGCGATGCAGAAGTTGGTGCCAAAGCGAACATTGGCGCAGGTACAATTACCTGTAACTATGATGGCGTGAATAAGTCAAAAACCGTGATAGGCGAAAACGCTTTTATCGGCTCCAACTCATCACTTGTTGCGCCAGTGAACATTGGTAATGGCGCCACTGTGGGGGCAGGCTCAGTAATTACGTCAACAGTAGACGATAACGCACTAGCCGTTGCCCGTGGAAAACAGCGCAACATTCAAAATTGGCCGCGACCGACTAAAAAATAA
- a CDS encoding sensor domain-containing diguanylate cyclase: MNTFRTLHRSILVLFAVVVIAIVTLVHFSISKIVAEQSRAQQQSLSPAISLIVEQLLKPLHISEALGHSTELVDLMDGETVDQEAVFKTLDRLENEFGLSFFIASEADRKQYNSDGSIINLIEGEVSWYFKYRDYPVDAVADIGKWEDTHFYIDIKIHDEDGRFLGFFGVGKSLRSFIEVFDTYKQEYGYDFLFVDGEGDIMLSSDPSLIASYSDFTNLSELPWYASLPMTIQSEQALNNKLVTIDQKDFLIAEVKLNQFGWTVFLLSPLEDRQAEISQAFIFSVVTLLVVVFSLFLLIYNLLYYFRKDMQPDLVVRHSNRLPEKDNLQLIYKTLLAEHKSLSIMLVSVDELSEIVDAHGRNAGDDILDKVVSYLAENMREQDVVGRWSSTEFIILLPHTGPHVAFDMAQNLRHGIATLPPLQDLPEVVITASIGISYTASTRAMHEVTAHAEDALYQAKRDGSNLVRMQLID; encoded by the coding sequence GTGAACACATTTCGTACACTACATAGAAGTATTCTAGTGTTATTTGCGGTAGTGGTTATCGCCATAGTAACACTGGTTCATTTCAGTATTTCAAAAATCGTTGCCGAACAAAGTCGAGCGCAGCAACAGTCATTGTCGCCTGCTATTTCGCTTATCGTCGAGCAACTTCTTAAGCCACTGCATATTTCTGAAGCACTCGGCCACTCTACCGAACTAGTAGACTTAATGGATGGAGAGACTGTAGATCAAGAAGCCGTTTTCAAAACATTGGATCGTCTTGAAAATGAATTCGGATTGTCTTTTTTCATAGCCAGCGAAGCAGACAGAAAGCAATACAATTCTGATGGCAGCATTATTAACCTTATTGAAGGTGAAGTGAGCTGGTACTTTAAATATCGTGATTACCCCGTCGATGCCGTTGCCGATATTGGCAAATGGGAGGACACGCATTTTTATATCGATATAAAAATTCACGATGAAGATGGCCGCTTTTTAGGCTTTTTTGGTGTAGGAAAAAGCTTACGCAGCTTTATTGAAGTATTTGATACCTACAAACAAGAATACGGCTATGACTTCTTATTTGTAGATGGCGAGGGTGACATTATGTTGTCTTCAGACCCAAGCCTTATTGCCTCTTATTCTGATTTTACTAACTTATCAGAGCTCCCTTGGTATGCCAGTCTCCCCATGACTATTCAAAGCGAGCAAGCCTTGAATAATAAGTTAGTCACTATCGACCAAAAAGACTTTCTTATTGCCGAAGTTAAGCTGAATCAATTCGGGTGGACCGTATTTCTTTTAAGTCCGCTAGAAGACCGCCAAGCAGAAATTTCTCAGGCGTTTATCTTTAGCGTGGTAACACTGCTTGTTGTTGTATTCTCACTGTTCTTGCTGATTTACAACCTTCTGTATTATTTCAGAAAAGATATGCAGCCAGACTTAGTGGTACGCCACAGCAACCGTCTGCCTGAAAAGGATAATTTACAGCTTATTTATAAAACGCTACTGGCCGAGCACAAATCGCTAAGCATTATGTTAGTCAGTGTTGATGAACTTTCAGAAATTGTTGATGCCCATGGACGTAACGCGGGTGATGACATTCTAGATAAAGTGGTATCTTACTTAGCTGAGAACATGCGCGAACAGGATGTAGTCGGTAGATGGAGTAGCACTGAGTTTATTATTCTACTGCCTCACACTGGCCCCCATGTGGCATTTGACATGGCGCAAAACCTTCGCCATGGCATCGCTACGCTTCCTCCTCTGCAAGATTTACCCGAGGTAGTAATTACCGCTTCTATTGGTATTTCATATACTGCGTCAACTCGCGCTATGCACGAAGTAACCGCGCATGCTGAAGACGCGCTTTATCAAGCTAAGCGCGACGGCAGCAACTTAGTAAGAATGCAGCTGATAGACTAG
- a CDS encoding DMT family transporter produces the protein MAIRDIISLLVLAGIWGGSFIFMRVAAPEFGIYVLVAIRTLLATAVLFPLLLLRGSVKDIKHHWLAIALVGLANTAVPFVLFNYSSLHLEAGVNAILNATAPMFGAIVAWLWLGDRLTKSAVIGLFVGFVGVTVISQQKLGEGDISFLPILTALLATTGYGIAACMMKKWLQGVKPLVVATGSQAMASIMLAPFALATLPDTMPSVNAWVNAVALAVGGTGIAYILYFKLIADIGPAKAITVAYLVPLFGIIWGVLFLQEHLSAQTIVGGLMILFGVALTTGVLKRKRLKVKPA, from the coding sequence ATGGCAATAAGAGACATTATTTCACTGTTGGTATTAGCAGGGATATGGGGCGGTTCGTTTATTTTTATGCGTGTTGCGGCACCAGAGTTTGGCATTTATGTACTGGTGGCAATTCGTACCTTGCTAGCAACGGCAGTGCTATTTCCTCTGCTGTTATTGCGCGGCTCGGTTAAAGATATTAAGCATCACTGGCTTGCCATAGCGTTAGTAGGGTTGGCAAACACCGCCGTCCCTTTTGTACTTTTTAATTACAGCAGTCTGCACTTAGAGGCAGGTGTTAACGCTATTTTGAATGCTACTGCACCCATGTTTGGGGCTATCGTTGCTTGGCTCTGGCTGGGCGATAGACTAACAAAGTCAGCGGTTATTGGGCTTTTTGTTGGTTTTGTCGGCGTTACCGTTATTAGTCAGCAAAAGCTTGGCGAGGGGGATATCAGCTTCCTACCCATTTTAACTGCACTTTTAGCTACTACAGGCTACGGAATTGCAGCGTGCATGATGAAAAAATGGCTACAAGGGGTTAAGCCTTTAGTTGTGGCCACAGGCAGTCAAGCTATGGCTAGCATTATGTTAGCACCTTTTGCACTTGCAACTCTGCCAGACACAATGCCAAGCGTTAATGCGTGGGTAAACGCCGTGGCGCTAGCCGTCGGTGGTACCGGTATCGCGTATATCTTGTATTTCAAACTTATCGCCGATATTGGCCCGGCAAAGGCAATAACCGTCGCCTACTTAGTGCCGCTATTTGGCATTATTTGGGGCGTACTTTTCTTGCAGGAGCATTTGTCAGCTCAAACCATAGTGGGGGGCTTAATGATTTTGTTTGGTGTTGCGCTAACCACAGGCGTTCTCAAACGAAAACGCCTTAAAGTTAAACCTGCTTAA
- a CDS encoding methylated-DNA--[protein]-cysteine S-methyltransferase, which yields MIYTGFVNSVQGPVKVEATDEGVTAIAFLSSDEAEQYNALGDEAYAHTHSCTNAITDEGCRQLKAYFDGQLQKFDLPLTPKGTVFQNQVWQALQQVKYGETASYLDIAKAIGNPKAVRAVGMANGRNPIAIVVPCHRIIGSNKTLTGYAGGLPRKQYLLNLEGAQGVLWS from the coding sequence ATGATATACACAGGTTTCGTAAATAGTGTACAAGGCCCAGTCAAAGTAGAAGCGACTGATGAGGGAGTAACGGCCATTGCGTTTTTAAGCTCAGATGAAGCTGAGCAATACAACGCTCTTGGTGATGAAGCTTACGCCCATACGCATTCATGCACTAACGCAATTACCGATGAAGGGTGTCGTCAGCTTAAGGCGTACTTCGATGGGCAGCTTCAGAAATTCGATTTACCGCTTACTCCTAAAGGCACCGTGTTTCAGAACCAAGTATGGCAGGCTTTACAGCAAGTAAAGTACGGTGAAACGGCCAGTTATTTAGATATTGCGAAGGCAATAGGCAACCCAAAAGCCGTTAGGGCCGTGGGTATGGCAAATGGTCGTAACCCTATTGCTATTGTCGTACCTTGCCATCGTATAATTGGCAGTAATAAAACCCTAACGGGATACGCAGGTGGTTTACCGCGTAAGCAGTATTTACTTAATTTAGAGGGAGCCCAGGGGGTACTGTGGTCATGA
- a CDS encoding DNA-3-methyladenine glycosylase 2 family protein — translation MLDNDVVQDEKASESEGLGKSVFSKARLSRDPRFDGRFFVAVKTTGIFCRPICPARLPKEENVTYFEHATQAMAQGYRPCFRCRPDSAPRSAAWKGVGASVSRALSLLSAIPIESVADIACRLGISERYLNKLVVNAVGISPKQFQNMQRALFAKQLIQQTSLSMTDVSLTAGYQSLRQLQRAVEQYCGTSPTQLRKKQGAEQKSISLFLAYRPPYNWPYVRDFLAARAIEGMELVTKNSYQRYFSSHSSAGVFKAEHDQARNGFNVHIDMPDLRALHTVIENIKLVLDLHADPLLIEQSLMQAGLSQKQLTSGLRLPSAWSVFESGCRAIVGQQVSVKAAIGQVTLLVHQLGERVSNVVSSQGFDTETGECYSFPIPETVADNNLEFLRMPQARKNALRSFAQLFVSDSVPAHEDILAIKGVGPWTLDYLKMRGERNPDIYLGGDLIVRKVAQLYPIEPDKAAPWRSYLTLQLWQLSNQQKES, via the coding sequence ATGTTAGATAACGATGTTGTGCAAGATGAAAAGGCTTCAGAAAGCGAAGGGTTAGGTAAGTCTGTGTTCTCCAAAGCGAGACTTAGCAGAGATCCACGTTTTGACGGTCGATTTTTCGTTGCAGTAAAAACCACGGGCATTTTTTGCAGACCGATTTGCCCAGCGCGCTTGCCTAAAGAAGAGAATGTTACTTATTTCGAACATGCGACTCAGGCTATGGCGCAAGGCTATCGTCCTTGTTTTCGGTGTCGACCCGACAGCGCGCCTCGTTCTGCGGCTTGGAAAGGCGTGGGCGCATCAGTAAGTCGAGCGCTATCGCTATTATCTGCCATTCCTATAGAGAGTGTGGCAGATATTGCCTGCCGGTTAGGAATAAGTGAACGCTACCTAAATAAGCTGGTCGTTAATGCGGTAGGCATATCGCCTAAACAGTTTCAAAATATGCAGCGCGCTTTGTTTGCAAAACAGCTTATTCAACAAACTTCATTGTCTATGACGGATGTATCTTTAACCGCAGGTTATCAGTCGCTTAGGCAATTGCAGCGTGCTGTAGAACAATATTGCGGAACCTCGCCGACACAGCTAAGAAAAAAACAAGGCGCTGAACAAAAGTCCATATCCCTGTTTCTTGCTTATCGCCCTCCTTATAACTGGCCCTATGTACGTGATTTTTTAGCTGCGCGCGCCATTGAGGGAATGGAGCTAGTTACAAAAAACAGTTATCAGCGTTACTTTTCAAGTCATTCCAGTGCTGGTGTCTTCAAAGCAGAACATGATCAGGCGCGCAACGGCTTCAATGTTCACATTGATATGCCGGATTTACGCGCTCTTCATACCGTAATAGAAAACATCAAGCTAGTTCTAGACCTTCACGCCGACCCATTATTAATAGAGCAAAGCCTAATGCAGGCAGGGCTGTCACAAAAGCAGCTAACATCAGGTCTACGCCTTCCTAGCGCGTGGAGTGTATTTGAAAGCGGTTGCCGCGCTATTGTCGGGCAGCAAGTCAGTGTAAAAGCGGCAATTGGACAAGTAACGCTACTTGTACATCAGCTAGGCGAAAGGGTATCAAATGTCGTTTCTTCGCAAGGCTTTGATACCGAGACGGGTGAGTGCTATAGCTTTCCTATACCAGAAACTGTCGCGGACAATAACTTAGAGTTTTTGCGTATGCCACAGGCGCGAAAAAACGCGCTACGCAGCTTTGCACAATTATTTGTTAGCGATAGCGTGCCAGCCCATGAAGATATACTTGCAATCAAGGGCGTGGGGCCCTGGACATTAGATTATTTAAAGATGCGTGGCGAGAGAAACCCAGATATTTATCTTGGGGGAGATTTAATTGTTCGTAAAGTGGCGCAGCTGTATCCGATTGAGCCTGATAAGGCCGCGCCATGGCGCAGCTATTTAACCCTTCAGCTTTGGCAACTTAGCAACCAGCAAAAAGAGTCTTAA
- a CDS encoding serine hydrolase domain-containing protein, with protein MLNSSRFSLLSLAPLWLFATLMVITQSASADWLDDYAKHVKKEALKYNVPGYAFVFYEQGKAPRVYVYGKTRKKGGKSVTEDTVFRLASVSKTFTALLSAKLVEKNQLSWETPISTLLPDIPFTGKGMGALQLQHIVGQSSGFMPNAYDNLIEADYSLERVLKSLGELEPLCAPGECYTYQNALFGALEYYFSNNNTSYSRQLQANLFSPLGMKTASVGKGGLLASQSWAQPHIAIARNKWREGKVESNYYRFSPAAGVNASISDMTIYLQALLGEFPTVISDEMVDYVTTKRVRTKRETYRRGWRGMIDDAHYGLGWRIYDLNGVQLNYHGGWVKGYRADVAFMPERKVGYVMLMNAESNMINSTTAELWKRYLKKADAAK; from the coding sequence ATGCTGAACTCTTCGCGCTTCTCACTACTGAGCCTGGCTCCACTATGGCTATTTGCAACACTCATGGTCATAACGCAAAGTGCTTCTGCAGATTGGTTAGATGACTACGCAAAACACGTTAAAAAAGAAGCGTTAAAATACAATGTCCCTGGTTATGCATTTGTGTTTTACGAACAGGGAAAAGCGCCGCGGGTTTACGTTTACGGAAAAACCCGTAAAAAAGGCGGGAAGAGCGTTACCGAAGATACAGTATTCAGGCTAGCCTCTGTTTCAAAAACCTTCACTGCCCTTCTATCTGCCAAGCTTGTAGAGAAAAATCAGCTTAGCTGGGAGACCCCTATCTCTACTTTATTGCCCGACATTCCTTTTACAGGAAAAGGAATGGGCGCGCTGCAGCTGCAACATATTGTAGGGCAATCCAGTGGCTTTATGCCAAACGCCTACGACAACCTGATTGAAGCCGACTATTCGTTAGAGCGCGTATTAAAATCCCTTGGTGAGCTTGAGCCCTTGTGTGCACCTGGCGAATGTTACACCTATCAAAATGCACTTTTCGGGGCGTTAGAGTACTACTTTAGCAACAATAATACCTCGTACTCACGCCAGCTTCAGGCAAACCTTTTCTCGCCATTAGGCATGAAGACCGCCAGCGTCGGTAAAGGTGGGTTGCTTGCATCACAGTCATGGGCACAACCTCATATCGCTATTGCTAGAAATAAATGGCGTGAAGGCAAAGTTGAAAGCAACTACTACCGCTTTTCTCCCGCTGCAGGTGTAAATGCCAGTATTTCAGATATGACCATTTATTTGCAGGCCCTGCTTGGCGAATTCCCAACAGTGATTTCTGATGAAATGGTAGATTATGTCACAACAAAACGCGTCAGAACCAAGCGTGAAACCTATCGCAGGGGCTGGCGCGGGATGATAGACGATGCGCATTATGGTTTGGGTTGGCGTATTTATGACTTAAATGGCGTGCAGCTTAACTATCATGGCGGCTGGGTAAAAGGCTATCGCGCCGACGTGGCGTTTATGCCGGAGAGAAAAGTCGGCTATGTGATGCTGATGAACGCAGAATCAAATATGATTAACTCTACAACAGCGGAACTTTGGAAGCGCTATTTGAAAAAAGCCGACGCAGCTAAGTAG
- the speA gene encoding biosynthetic arginine decarboxylase yields the protein MSDWSIEEAERVYGVSQWGGGYFQIGENGNVHITPVPEDPSIRIDFNSVIEDIRKEGVQFPVVVRFHDILRSQVAGLNKAFRSSIEEAEYKGQYQGVYPVKVNQMREVVEEIVDAGKPYNYGLEAGSKAELLTVLAMNTNEDSLTILNGYKDDEVMRLALLGRKLGRRVVVVVEKYTELLLLVKISKELNIDPIIGVRSKMTVKGRGKWESSGGERAKFGLTITEIINAARYLEEQGMAHCLKLLHFHIGSQLTDIRAVKEAVTEGARIYADLHKMGFALDYVDVGGGLGIDYDGSNSTNESSRNYSMQEYVADVVYGMKEMCDLEGVPHPHLVSESGRAITAHHSCVITEIVGEIKSNASHMDTSAKEGEHFFLKNMRELADTFDEQTNMHEIYNDASQYKEQALDAFKLRVLTLEELGKIETLYWDIMGRLQKWYRNEEYVPEELQELDYSLSSQYLCNFSVFQSAADTWAIDQLLPVVPLIRMNEEPSVNCSLVDITCDSDGKIDQFTIGREITDVLPMHPLKKDEPYYIGLFLTGAYQDVMGDMHNLFGRLNEVHIYSYDDDPEDFYIEEVVKGSSVEDVLNVMQYNPRAMASDVKRMIDKHVWDGNLNPREGVRWTDFYEKCLAGYTYLKQ from the coding sequence TTGTCAGATTGGAGCATCGAAGAAGCGGAGCGCGTCTATGGCGTGTCCCAATGGGGTGGTGGCTATTTTCAAATTGGTGAAAATGGCAATGTCCATATTACCCCTGTTCCTGAAGATCCTAGCATTCGAATCGACTTTAATTCGGTAATAGAAGATATCCGCAAAGAGGGCGTACAGTTTCCTGTTGTTGTGCGTTTCCACGACATTTTGCGCTCGCAAGTTGCTGGTTTGAACAAAGCTTTCAGAAGCTCAATCGAAGAAGCCGAATATAAAGGCCAGTACCAAGGTGTGTATCCGGTAAAAGTTAACCAAATGCGTGAAGTGGTTGAAGAAATTGTTGATGCAGGTAAGCCTTACAATTACGGCTTAGAGGCAGGTTCGAAAGCTGAACTACTTACCGTATTGGCAATGAATACCAATGAAGATTCGTTGACGATCCTTAACGGCTATAAAGACGATGAAGTAATGCGTCTTGCACTGTTAGGTAGAAAGCTTGGTCGCCGAGTTGTTGTGGTAGTGGAAAAGTATACCGAACTGCTTTTACTCGTGAAAATTTCAAAAGAGCTTAACATCGACCCAATTATCGGTGTGCGCTCTAAAATGACGGTGAAAGGCCGTGGTAAGTGGGAAAGCTCTGGTGGTGAACGTGCGAAATTCGGTTTAACCATTACTGAGATCATTAACGCAGCCCGCTACCTTGAAGAGCAAGGCATGGCGCACTGCTTAAAGCTGCTGCATTTCCATATTGGTAGCCAATTAACAGACATTCGTGCGGTTAAAGAAGCGGTAACCGAAGGCGCGCGTATTTACGCAGACCTCCATAAAATGGGCTTTGCGCTGGACTATGTTGATGTTGGTGGCGGTCTTGGTATCGACTACGATGGCAGTAACTCAACGAACGAGTCTTCGCGTAATTACAGCATGCAAGAATATGTTGCCGACGTTGTCTATGGCATGAAGGAAATGTGCGACCTTGAAGGTGTACCGCATCCTCACTTGGTAAGTGAAAGCGGCCGTGCGATCACCGCTCACCACAGCTGCGTTATCACGGAAATTGTGGGCGAGATTAAGTCCAATGCATCGCACATGGACACTTCGGCAAAAGAAGGCGAGCACTTCTTTTTGAAAAACATGCGTGAACTTGCCGATACGTTTGATGAACAAACCAATATGCACGAGATTTACAATGATGCTTCTCAGTATAAAGAGCAAGCGCTCGATGCATTTAAGCTGCGCGTACTTACGTTAGAAGAGTTAGGCAAAATAGAAACCCTTTACTGGGATATCATGGGTCGCTTACAAAAGTGGTATCGCAACGAAGAATACGTACCTGAAGAGCTACAAGAGCTAGATTACAGCTTGTCGTCTCAGTATCTGTGTAACTTTTCGGTGTTCCAGTCGGCTGCTGATACGTGGGCTATCGACCAGCTTCTGCCAGTAGTACCACTTATTCGAATGAACGAAGAGCCGTCGGTAAACTGCTCACTGGTGGATATTACGTGTGACAGTGACGGTAAAATTGACCAGTTCACTATTGGTCGCGAGATCACTGATGTGCTGCCAATGCACCCACTTAAGAAAGACGAGCCTTACTACATTGGTTTGTTCTTAACGGGCGCGTATCAAGACGTAATGGGCGACATGCATAACCTGTTCGGTCGCTTAAATGAAGTGCATATTTACAGCTACGATGACGATCCTGAAGATTTTTACATTGAAGAAGTGGTGAAAGGTTCGTCGGTAGAAGATGTGCTTAACGTTATGCAATATAACCCACGTGCAATGGCATCGGATGTAAAGCGTATGATAGACAAGCACGTGTGGGACGGTAACTTAAACCCTCGTGAGGGTGTTCGCTGGACTGATTTCTACGAGAAGTGCTTAGCGGGTTACACTTACCTTAAGCAATAA